A single region of the Stegostoma tigrinum isolate sSteTig4 chromosome 8, sSteTig4.hap1, whole genome shotgun sequence genome encodes:
- the dnttip2 gene encoding deoxynucleotidyltransferase terminal-interacting protein 2 produces the protein MRRWCGQVRGNTGRKCLAGSLGGAPGGSGACRAGGMVQTRSGRRTHTEKEAEPGLRTPVSQRKTRSSRVEPLQEVTESQPEGPENVGAKQIIETTLQPCPEQPIEQCDKLDVNDQCSERAVGENTAETEEEKLSRTDINLIAIADEETSVEEQEDREKNLNNKTQSATPPIISLQLSSDEDKDVLEDGGSDTFLEKSSINVTYRPILFSETSAITCDTAGSPLAKGNNLFVIDKRPGADQDKQYYLDLSEKEESDKSEEEKEESGESGDDAGERDEKSEEDDDDFFDEDEHGDALKKKPNLIKLSSKIDPGLNLTELGGLYISFDPDKQGPNSKAFKKLKEQKESDELLANTILTPEFEKLDRVPPLKESIRHLKKKRRKERAQTAGDGWYNMKAPDLTDELKNDLKALKMRAAINPKRFYKKNDREGFPKYFQVGTVLDNPVDFYHSRIPKKERKRTMVEELLADAEFRRYNKKKYQQIIAEKAALAAGKKNRKKKKFKN, from the exons gaGGCAGAACCTGGACTAAGAACACCAGTTAGTCAAAGAAAGACAAGGAGCAGCAGAGTTGAACCTCTGCAAGAGGTTACAGAATCTCAACCTGAAGGACCAGAAAATGTTGGAGCGAAACAGATCATCGAAACTACATTGCAGCCTTGTCCAGAGCAGCCAATAGAACAGTGTGATAAGTTGGATGTAAATGACCAATGTTCAGAAAgggctgttggagaaaatactgCTGAAACAGAAGAGGAAAAGCTAAGCAGAACAGACATTAATCTGATTGCAATAGCTGATGAAGAGACGAGCGttgaggaacaagaggataggGAGAAAAATTTAAATAATAAAACCCAAAGTGCAACTCCACCCATTATCAGTTTGCAGCTTAGCAGTGATGAAGACAAGGATGTCTTGGAGGATGGTGGCAGTGACACATTTTTGGAAAAATCCAGTATAAATGTTACATACAGACCTATTCTTTTCTCTGAAACCTCTGCCATTACTTGTGACACAGCAGGAAGCCCTTTGGCAAAGGGTAACAACCTGTTTGTGATTGACAAACGACCAGGAGCAGATCAGGATAAACAATATTATTTAGACTTGAGTGAAAAGGAGGAGAGTGATAAAAGTGaagaagaaaaggaggagagtgGTGAAAGTGGAGATGATGCTGGTGAGAGAGACGAAAAGTCAGAGGAAGACGACGATGACTTTTTTGATGAAGATGAACACGGCGATGCTTTGAAGAAGAAACCTAATTT AATCAAATTATCAAGCAAAATTGATCCGGGACTTAATCTGACAGAACTAGGTGGCCTGTACATAAGCTTCGATCCTGACAAACAAGGCCCTAATTCAAAAGCCTTTAAAAAATTAAAGGAGCAAAAGGAAAGTGATGAG CTGTTGGCAAATACCATCCTGACACCAGAATTTGAAAAACTGGATCGTGTTCCACCTTTAAAAGAGTCTATTCGTCATCTGAAGAAAAAACGCAGG AAAGAGCGTGCGCAGACCGCGGGCGATGGCTGGTACAACATGAAAGCACCTGACCTAACTGATGAGTTGAAGAATGACCTGAAGGCACTAAAAATGAGGGCTGCAATCAACCCCAAGCGTTTCTACAAGAAAAATGATCGTGAAGGCTTCCCTAAATATTTCCAG GTTGGTACAGTTCTGGACAATCCAGTAGACTTCTATCATTCTCGTATTccgaagaaagaaagaaaacgaACAATGGTGGAGGAGCTTCTGGCAGATGCTGAATTCCGACG GTATAACAAGAAAAAGTATCAGCAGATCATTGCAGAAAAAGCAGCTCTTGCAGCAGGCAAAAAGAATCGCAAGAAGAAAAAGTTTAAGAACTAA